The nucleotide window ACTCTGCGAGAGAAGAGATACCTGAAATCCCCGATCATTGCTCATGGCTACAATCACATAATGTTCGGAAGCAAATGACTCTTCAAACACAACGGTTACCTCTGTGCATGCTTCACTCTCTGGCAGTACAAAAGCTTCCATTCCGAATTGTTGTACAACCGGTTGCTTGCTTACGCTGCGAACAGGTTGAAATGCCAAATGTTTGGCCTGAACTGCACCCGATTGCAGCTGGTTGCTGCCCACGGCATCATCACACAGATGCTCCTGTGTAATGGATTGAGGGTCCGGTGTATACTCCACCTGAACAGCAGATCCTGACGACGTTTCGACTGAATCACCAGTAGATTGAAAGTTATCATCCGTTACAGGTTCTGCAATTTCTTCTGTCCATCCTGTCGAGGATTCAGTTCCAGCTTGCGGCTCTTGCTGATCATACTGATTTTCCAGTTCAGGCTGTGTCTGTTGATCCTGCAGTTCAAGTAAACCAGCCAGCGCATTCGTGGCTGTCTCCGTACCAATATCCAGTCCGAACAATGCGTCATTGTCCAGACCTACCGTCTGCATAAGCTGCTGGACCTCCAGCATTGCTTCCTGCCTTTTCAGCTCTGCCAATTGCTCCAGCGTGTCTGAACTCACCTGACGAATGGCATTCCAGATCTCTTCACTTAGATGTGCCGTACCCACAATACCTGCATTCAGATGACTGGAAGTTATACTTTGATCACTTAATTTGCTGCCATCAATCGCTCGGTCAGCCAGATGCACAGCGGATATCGCGCCTGTGGACAATTTGCTGCCATCTACACTGCCGTCAGCCAGTTTGGAACCTGTAACTGCTCCTTCTTGCAGATTAACCGTGCCTACTGCTTCCTCTTCCAGATGGAGCGCACCAATACTTCCCTCTTGGATGTGATCCGCACGAATTGTCCCGTCTTGGATATGAGCAGATTGCACACTTTCGCCAGCGAGATGGGCACTTGATATTGCACCCTCGGCTAATTTGCTGCCATCGATCGCACGGTCAGCCAAATGCACAGAGGCTATCGCGCCTGTAGCTAATTTACTGCCATCCACACTACCATCTGCCAACTTGGAACCTGTAACTGCTCCTTCTTGCAGATTAACCGTGCCTACTGCTTCCTCTTCCAGATGGAGTGCACCAATACTTCCCTCTTGAATGTGATCCGCACGAATGGCCCCGTCTTGGATATGGGCGAAATGTACACTTTCGTATGCAATGTGGTTACTCGATACCGCACCTTCCACTAGCTTACTGCCGTCTACACTGCTATCAGCCAATTTGGAACCCGCTACTGCTCCATTCTGGAGATTAGCAGTACCTACTGATTCCCCTTCCAGATGAAGCGTACCAATACTTCCCTCTTGGATATGATCCGCACGGATAGCTCCTTCTTCAATATGAATGGATTGCACACTTTCCTCTGCAAGGTGAACACTCGATACCGCACCCTCGACTAATTTATCCCCGTCTACAACGCCATCAGCCAGTTTGGAACCCGTTACTGCTCCATCCTGCAGATGAATCGTACTTACTGCATCTTCTTCCAGATGAAGCGCAGTAATGATTCCCTCCTGAATGTGATCCCCTCGGATCGCGCCTTCTTCGATATGAATCGATTGCACACTTTCATATGCCAGATGTCTGCTCGATATCGCACCCGCAGCTACTTTCGTTCCGTCTACACCGCCAGTGGCCAGTTTGGATCGGGTCACGGATTCTTCCTGCAAAATAATCGTACTCACCGATTCTTCTTCCAGATGAGAAGTACCAATGCTCCGCTCCTGGATATGGTGAGGAAGGATCGCCCCATCCTGTACATGGCGAGATTGTACCGCTCCTTGCTGAAGATGATTTGCACCAAGCGCCTCCGCCTGAAGATGCAGTCCACTGATCAGACCTGGTTGCAGATGTGCTTCCGTCACGGATAAAGGCGCCAGATGTTCTGTTTGTACAGAGGATGGCGTGAGATGTTGCGATGTTATTGCCTGCCCTACGATATGATCTCCATAAATAATGTCTTCTTTCAGATGCTGGGAGTTCACGACCTGAGCAGCCAAATGATTAGATGTTACACTGCCTCCAGCCAGATGAATCGAATCGACCGAACCAGGCTGAAGATGCTCACTGCTTACCGCACCATGCTGTAATTCCGCTCCAGATACCGAATCTGCTGCCAGATGTTCTGAAGACAACGTACCTTGCCGCAGTTTGTTGCCTGTAATACTGCCATCTGCAAACAACTCCGGCGACCGGATCTCATCAGCCAGATGTTCCAGAGAAACGGCATGTTGCTTCAGGTGATAACCACGAATCGTTCCAGCAGGAATGTGCTTGGCAACGATACTTTCGGCCAATATTTTGGAAGAAGTAACACTGCCGTCGGCCAGTTTGGCTGATGTAACTGCCAAGTCAGCCAGTTTGTCAGTTGAGACACTCTCCGGTGAAAGTTTAGGAGAGGTAACCGCATGATCCGTCAGATGAGGTGGGAAAATGGACCCTCCAGCCAATTGGGCTGAGGTAACACTGCCCGGGGCCATTTTATCCGTCGTGATTGCTCCGCGAGACATCGCCTCCGTATGAACACTGCCCGGTTGAAGATGGGGTGTGCTCACCGAGTGTTCCGTAAGGTGCTCGGACTTCACAGAATAAGGTCTCAGTGCCTCAGAACCTACACTGCCTTGAGCAAGATGCGCACCTGTAACGCCTCCATTCGCGAGATGGGTCGATGTTACACTGCCCGGAGCCAGCGCCTTGCTGATAACAGAGGCAGGCCCCAGTTTCTCAGCTGTAACACTGGTATCCGCGAGCTTCGCACTTGTTACCGCTCCGTCCTGCAATTCAAATGTACCTACGGATGACTCGGCCAAGTGCTTCTCCAGTACAACACCTTCGCCCAAAGCCTCAGCAGACACACTCCCCGTGGAGAAATGGGACGCTTCAATGCTTCCACTAGCAATATGAATCGAGTGAATGGCTGAATTATCCACATGCACAGGGGTTATGCCCCGATTCGCGATATGCTCTGCACGAATGGACCCTTTAGCTAGATGTTTACCTTGTACGGCTTCATCTGCAATTTTGGAAGCAATGATGCTCTGGTCTGCGATCTTGGAAGCCGTAATCGCCTGTTCCAGCAATTTCGCTGTTCCGACAGACTGGTCTGCCAGCTTGCTGCTATTTACCGCACTGTCCACCAGATGCTCACTGCTTATTTCTCCATGCCCAATCTGCTCGCTGCCTATAGCGAGCGCTCGAATCTGAGCGGAGCTGATGGAACCATCCACCAGATGCCTTCCGCTTAATGAATTCTCGGCAATGTGTCTGGTCTGGATCGCTCCGTCCTCAATCTGCTCACTTCCAATACTGCTGGCAGACAATTGGGAACGTCCAACAATCCCTTCCGCCAAATGTGCCTGTTTAACTGCACCGGACTGAATGTGGTGTGACTCGATGGATTGCTCTTCAATTTTGCTACCCGTCACTGCACCTTCACGAATTTTAGCGGATGTCACCGCATCATCAGCCAGCTTCGATGTATGAATGACTCCACCCGATAAGTGGCGGGTCTCGATCCCACTGATGGCAATCTTGTCACCGGTGACCGCGTGATTTTTGATCAATTCTTCGGTAACCAGCAAGCGACTAAGATGCCTTGTATTGATGGAACCGTCGGCAATTTTGGCAGAATCAATGACTTGATTGCCGAGCTTCTGGGAAGTGATGCTGCCATCCCTGATTTTATCCCCGCCAATGGACGCATTCCGGATTTTATG belongs to Paenibacillus sp. FSL H8-0079 and includes:
- a CDS encoding WIAG-tail domain, translated to MSKNGKKRVLTPKLRHVSPKFKELELTDRRVEPTKSGLIPNRGERLNTDVPAPKSTQDSAEASPESTEVRSTTNEPVQEKLADTPKPESVESVNQEVSTPVVVEKEIQVSSIAPLSLEEQSGKKETKSKDRLEILNQNQMPGHTGHYIYTDDLSEFAVTESRLAPFSVDASKLKPGAVGSEALQDYAVTSIHIADGAVVSAKLAEASVSEEHLIDGSVSGHKIRNASIGGDKIRDGSITSQKLGNQVIDSAKIADGSINTRHLSRLLVTEELIKNHAVTGDKIAISGIETRHLSGGVIHTSKLADDAVTSAKIREGAVTGSKIEEQSIESHHIQSGAVKQAHLAEGIVGRSQLSASSIGSEQIEDGAIQTRHIAENSLSGRHLVDGSISSAQIRALAIGSEQIGHGEISSEHLVDSAVNSSKLADQSVGTAKLLEQAITASKIADQSIIASKIADEAVQGKHLAKGSIRAEHIANRGITPVHVDNSAIHSIHIASGSIEASHFSTGSVSAEALGEGVVLEKHLAESSVGTFELQDGAVTSAKLADTSVTAEKLGPASVISKALAPGSVTSTHLANGGVTGAHLAQGSVGSEALRPYSVKSEHLTEHSVSTPHLQPGSVHTEAMSRGAITTDKMAPGSVTSAQLAGGSIFPPHLTDHAVTSPKLSPESVSTDKLADLAVTSAKLADGSVTSSKILAESIVAKHIPAGTIRGYHLKQHAVSLEHLADEIRSPELFADGSITGNKLRQGTLSSEHLAADSVSGAELQHGAVSSEHLQPGSVDSIHLAGGSVTSNHLAAQVVNSQHLKEDIIYGDHIVGQAITSQHLTPSSVQTEHLAPLSVTEAHLQPGLISGLHLQAEALGANHLQQGAVQSRHVQDGAILPHHIQERSIGTSHLEEESVSTIILQEESVTRSKLATGGVDGTKVAAGAISSRHLAYESVQSIHIEEGAIRGDHIQEGIITALHLEEDAVSTIHLQDGAVTGSKLADGVVDGDKLVEGAVSSVHLAEESVQSIHIEEGAIRADHIQEGSIGTLHLEGESVGTANLQNGAVAGSKLADSSVDGSKLVEGAVSSNHIAYESVHFAHIQDGAIRADHIQEGSIGALHLEEEAVGTVNLQEGAVTGSKLADGSVDGSKLATGAIASVHLADRAIDGSKLAEGAISSAHLAGESVQSAHIQDGTIRADHIQEGSIGALHLEEEAVGTVNLQEGAVTGSKLADGSVDGSKLSTGAISAVHLADRAIDGSKLSDQSITSSHLNAGIVGTAHLSEEIWNAIRQVSSDTLEQLAELKRQEAMLEVQQLMQTVGLDNDALFGLDIGTETATNALAGLLELQDQQTQPELENQYDQQEPQAGTESSTGWTEEIAEPVTDDNFQSTGDSVETSSGSAVQVEYTPDPQSITQEHLCDDAVGSNQLQSGAVQAKHLAFQPVRSVSKQPVVQQFGMEAFVLPESEACTEVTVVFEESFASEHYVIVAMSNDRGFQVSLLSQSEDEAVLEVSRTADCKHTYGLLSWIAAGPSQA